Proteins encoded together in one Astatotilapia calliptera chromosome 7, fAstCal1.2, whole genome shotgun sequence window:
- the uap1l1 gene encoding UDP-N-acetylhexosamine pyrophosphorylase-like protein 1 gives MPCFEQIKQGLESAGQAHVLQFWPELCEEERDVFLEELAQLDLKGLKDHCEGAAKAAASPPDSLDQHIEPIPPEFIGSVKKSGRDSLEEWERRGLLEISENCVGVLLLAGGQGTRLGVQYPKGMYNVGLPSGKTLYQIQAERIRKIQELADSKHGSKCTVPWYIMTSEFTLAPTETFFKENNYFGLEPTNIVMFEQRMIPAVTFDGKVILKDKGKIAMAPDGNGGLYQALVDNKVLEDMKKRGVKYLHVYCVDNILVKMADPVFIGFCVSKGADCGAKVVEKAYPTEPVGVVCRVRGVSQVVEYSEVQPQTAELRGPGGELVYSAGNICNHFFTRSFLQDVAEKYKDQLKQHVALKKVPFVDAHGVQVKPSKSNGIKMEKFVFDVFKFSRNFVAFEVVREDEFSPLKNADGSATDNPTTARNSLLAQHCRWVTSAGATLLDKYGNPLPLPSVSADDSPPAQCEISPLVSYFGEGLEQLLKGRTIHTPFVLDEKQAKKLQAQ, from the exons ATGCCTTGTTTTGAGCAAATAAAGCAGGGTTTGGAGAGCGCAGGGCAGGCGCACGTCCTGCAGTTTTGGCCGGAGCTGTGTGAGGAGGAGCGGGATGTTTTCCTCGAGGAGCTGGCTCAGCTGGACCTGAAAGGGCTGAAGGATCACTGTGAAGGGGCCGCGAAGGCTGCAGCCTCCCCGCCTGACAGTTTGGATCAGCACATAGAGCCGATCCCCCCTGAGTTCATCGGTAGCGTGAAGAAAAGTGGGAGAGACTCTCTAGAAGAGTGGGAAAGACGAG GGCTGCTGGAAATCTCGGAGAACTGTGTTGGAGTCCTGCTCTTGGCTGGTGGTCAGGGGACCCGTCTTGGTGTTCAGTACCCTAAAGGAATGTACAATGTTGGGCTGCCGAGTGGCAAAACTTTGTATCAGATCCAGGCAGAACGCATTCGCAAAATCCAAGAGCTTGCAGACAGCAAACATGGCTCTAAATGCACTGTTCCATG GTACATAATGACCAGTGAATTCACTCTGGCTCCAACTGAGACTTTTTTTAAGGAGAACAACTATTTTGGACTGGAACCAACAAACATCGTTATGTTTGAGCAAAGAATGATTCCAGCTGTGACATTTGATGGAAAAGTCATCTTGAAGGATAAAGGGAAGATAGCCATGGCACCAG ATGGTAATGGAGGTCTGTACCAGGCACTGGTGGACAATAAGGTGCTGGAGGACATGAAGAAAAGGGGAGTAAAGTACCTGCATGTGTACTGCGTGGACAACATTCTGGTCAAGATGGCCGATCCTGTGTTTATTGGCTTCTGTGTGAGCAAGGGCGCTGACTGTGGGGCCAAG GTGGTGGAGAAGGCGTACCCTACAGAGCCGGTCGGCGTGGTTTGCAGAGTACGAGGGGTATCCCAGGTGGTCGAGTACAGTGAGGTCCAGCCACAGACGGCTGAACTGCGAGGACCTGGAGGAGAGTTGGTTTACAGTGCTGGAAACATCTGCAATCACTTCTTTaccaggagcttcctgcaggaTGTGGCAGA GAAATATAAAGACCAGCTGAAGCAACATGTTGCCTTAAAGAAAGTGCCCTTTGTTGACGCACACGGCGTTCAAGTCAAACCATCCAAATCCAATGGCATAAAGATGGAGAAGTTTGTTTTTGACGTCTTCAAATTCTCAAG GAACTTCGTTGCGTTTGAGGTTGTCAGGGAGGATGAGTTTTCCCCCCTGAAAAATGCAGATGGCTCAGCCACAGACAACCCGACCACAGCCAGGAACTCTCTGCTGGCTCAACACTGCCGTTGGGTCACATCTGCTGGAGCCACACTGTTGGATAAATATGGGAATCCCCTTCCTCTTCCCAG CGTGTCAGCTGATGACAGTCCTCCGGCTCAATGTGAGATTTCACCGCTTGTCTCGTACTTTGGAGAG GGTCTGGAGCAGCTGCTGAAAGGGAGGACAATTCATACTCCCTTTGTTCTGGATGAAAAGCAGGCCAAAAAGTTGCAAGCTCAATag